A section of the Lampris incognitus isolate fLamInc1 chromosome 8, fLamInc1.hap2, whole genome shotgun sequence genome encodes:
- the zw10 gene encoding centromere/kinetochore protein zw10 homolog isoform X2, whose protein sequence is MASFVTEVLASSGKLEKEDLSSKISKMSRKVEDTKEEICDVITKRYSEFLPSLQGSEKLMGQIDEVSKEINALKNYIETEVQQNIHVAVADYAKLKQQLEKNTIIITMLGHLKEFQDSMEEFGQALLEKKYVKTAKQLERAKASVDSLKEWKSSELPLLRALSSELTIQRENFIYHLGDEWKRLVVWKLPSSKEPVGLKSFLKTELSLTLGCSKDGENIPPAQLCCILQALAIQGELQHKIKLFSQVLLKNMLKPLIIYPSLLVRVAEQQGEGTILALQCLEEKQEEHSSPTQVYTKLLVVLKTLHSHLLAVPVGEKLLSAILGDLIWEELSHCIIHECLLHSIPTHSNQLEKYNIVIKETEEFEKSLKEMHYLQSDSTDLLKYARDVNCHFASKKCKDVIVAARKLMTSKMHNTVRITQDTKLQLPKLPVPGSEDKGRLEANNAPCRKEVRLDNDKQLASRTMCLPGCRISESVQQLMELALNTLYEAVGSSTQCSVQLFFTVRNIFQLFYDVVPTYHKENLLKFPHLAAIQHNNCMYLAHHLLTLGHHFRSHLPQPLSEGVTTFVDMVPCFRKLGAQCFLTQLNVQKAELLERLSTARNFSNLDDEDNYTAASKAIRQVIHQLKQLGTVWQDVLPVNIYCKAMGSLLNTAITEVIAKIMMLEVFLNILLYMSFWSKRYENLKQKTFPPKKGNTSTRCARPSLRKAP, encoded by the exons ATGGCGTCCTTTGTGACTGAAGTGCTCGCCAGCTCGGGGAAGCTCGAGAAAGAAGACCTCTCCAGTAAAATAAGCAAGATGTCGCGCAAAGTGGAGGATACCAAG GAAGAAATATGTGACGTAATCACCAAGAGGTATAGTGAGTTCCTACCAAGTCTTCAAGGCTCTGAGAAGCTTATGGGACAGATCGATGAGGTCTCCAAGGAAATTAATGCCCTTAAAAATTATATTGAAACAGAG GTGCAGCAAAATATCCATGTTGCCGTGGCCGATTATGCAAAGCTGAAGCAGCAGCTTGAGAAAAATACCATAATTATAACAATGCTTGGACATCTAAAGGAG TTTCAAGATTCAATGGAGGAATTTGGACAAGCCTTGCTGGAGAAGAAGTATGTCAAAACAGCCAAACAGTTAGAAAGG GCAAAGGCCAGTGTGGATTCTCTTAAGGAGTGGAAAAGTTCAGAGCTGCCATTGCTGCGAGCCCTCAGCTCTGAGCTGACAATACAGAGGGAAAACTTCATCTACCACCTGGGCGATGAATGGAAGCGACTAGTTGTCTGGAAATTGCCTTCCTCTAAGG AGCCAGTAGGTCTGAAGTCCTTTCTGAAGACAGAACTCAGCCTAACCCTTGGTTGTAGCAAGGATGGGGAGAATATCCCACCTGCTCAGCTCTGCTGCATTCTCCAAGCTCTAGCCATCCAGGGAGAACTTCAGCACAAGATCAAACTCTTCA GTCAAGTGTTGTTGAAGAACATGTTGAAGCCTCTTATCATCTACCCCTCCTTGTTGGTGAGGGTGGCAGAGCAGCAGGGTGAGGGTACCATCCTGGCATTACAGTGTTTGGAAGAAAAACAAGAGGAGCACTCCAGTCCTACACAAGTCTACACCAAGCTCCTGGTGGTACTCAAAACGCTACACTCACATTTACTAG CTGTACCCGTGGGGGAGAAGTTGCTCTCAGCCATCTTGGGAGACTTGATTTGGGAGGAGCTGTCTCATTGCATCATCCATGAGTGCCTTCTCCACTCCATTCCTACACACAGCAACCAGCTCGAGAAATACAACATA GTAATCAAGGAGACAGAGGAGTTTGAGAAGTCCTTGAAGGAGATGCATTATCTGCAGAGTGATTCCACAGACTTGCTCAAATATGCCAGGGATGTCAACTGCCACTTTGCCAGCAAGAAGTGCAAAGATGTCATTGTGGCAGCACGCAAACTCATGACCTCCAAGATGCATAACACTGTCCGA ATCACACAAGACACTAAGCTACAACTTCCTAAGCTGCCCGTGCCGGGTTCAGAAGACAAAGGCAGACTGGAGGCCAACAATGCTCCGTGTAGGAAGGAGGTGAGGCTGGACAACGACAAGCAGCTGGCATCAAGGACTATGTGTCTGCCAGGTTGTCGCATCAGTGAGTCTGTCCAGCAGCTAATGGAGCTTGCACTGAACACCCTGTATGAGGCCGTGGGAAGTTCCACACAATG ttCCGTGCAACTATTTTTCACCGTGAGAAACATATTTCAGCTTTTCTACGACGTTGTACCCACTTACCACAA GGAGAATTTACTAAAATTTCCCCACTTGGCAGCCATCCAGCACAACAACTGCATGTACCTGGCCCACCACCTGCTCACCTTGGGCCACCACTTCAGGTCCCACTTACCCCAACCCCTCAGTGAGGGTGTCACCACCTTTGTTGACATGGTGCCCTGTTTCAGGAAGTTAG GTGCCCAGTGCTTCCTGACACAACTAAATGTCCAAAAAGCTGAGCTGCTTGAGAGACTGTCCACTGCTCGCAACTTCTCTAATCTGGATGATGAGGACAACTACACTGCTGCCAGCAAGGCCATAAGACAG GTCATCCATCAGTTGAAACAACTGGGCACAGTGTGGCAGGATGTCTTGCCAGTCAACATTTACTGCAAAGCCATGGGGAGTCTTCTCAACACTGCCATAACAGAAGTCATCGCCAAAATAATGATGCTCGAGGTCTTTCTAAACATCCTTCTATACATGAGCTTTTGGAGTAAACGATAcgaaaatttaaaacaaaa GACATTTCCTCCGAAGAAGGGGAACACCTCCACACGCTGTGCCAGACCATCATTGAGGAAGGCCCCCTAG
- the zw10 gene encoding centromere/kinetochore protein zw10 homolog isoform X1, whose amino-acid sequence MASFVTEVLASSGKLEKEDLSSKISKMSRKVEDTKEEICDVITKRYSEFLPSLQGSEKLMGQIDEVSKEINALKNYIETEVQQNIHVAVADYAKLKQQLEKNTIIITMLGHLKEFQDSMEEFGQALLEKKYVKTAKQLERAKASVDSLKEWKSSELPLLRALSSELTIQRENFIYHLGDEWKRLVVWKLPSSKEPVGLKSFLKTELSLTLGCSKDGENIPPAQLCCILQALAIQGELQHKIKLFSQVLLKNMLKPLIIYPSLLVRVAEQQGEGTILALQCLEEKQEEHSSPTQVYTKLLVVLKTLHSHLLAVPVGEKLLSAILGDLIWEELSHCIIHECLLHSIPTHSNQLEKYNIVIKETEEFEKSLKEMHYLQSDSTDLLKYARDVNCHFASKKCKDVIVAARKLMTSKMHNTVRITQDTKLQLPKLPVPGSEDKGRLEANNAPCRKEVRLDNDKQLASRTMCLPGCRISESVQQLMELALNTLYEAVGSSTQCSVQLFFTVRNIFQLFYDVVPTYHKENLLKFPHLAAIQHNNCMYLAHHLLTLGHHFRSHLPQPLSEGVTTFVDMVPCFRKLGAQCFLTQLNVQKAELLERLSTARNFSNLDDEDNYTAASKAIRQVIHQLKQLGTVWQDVLPVNIYCKAMGSLLNTAITEVIAKIMMLEDISSEEGEHLHTLCQTIIEEGPLVFIPLAEENKNKKYQEEVPIYVKKWITFKELVIVLRANLQEIVNRWAEGKGPLALEFSISEMKSLIRALFQNTERRAIALTKIK is encoded by the exons ATGGCGTCCTTTGTGACTGAAGTGCTCGCCAGCTCGGGGAAGCTCGAGAAAGAAGACCTCTCCAGTAAAATAAGCAAGATGTCGCGCAAAGTGGAGGATACCAAG GAAGAAATATGTGACGTAATCACCAAGAGGTATAGTGAGTTCCTACCAAGTCTTCAAGGCTCTGAGAAGCTTATGGGACAGATCGATGAGGTCTCCAAGGAAATTAATGCCCTTAAAAATTATATTGAAACAGAG GTGCAGCAAAATATCCATGTTGCCGTGGCCGATTATGCAAAGCTGAAGCAGCAGCTTGAGAAAAATACCATAATTATAACAATGCTTGGACATCTAAAGGAG TTTCAAGATTCAATGGAGGAATTTGGACAAGCCTTGCTGGAGAAGAAGTATGTCAAAACAGCCAAACAGTTAGAAAGG GCAAAGGCCAGTGTGGATTCTCTTAAGGAGTGGAAAAGTTCAGAGCTGCCATTGCTGCGAGCCCTCAGCTCTGAGCTGACAATACAGAGGGAAAACTTCATCTACCACCTGGGCGATGAATGGAAGCGACTAGTTGTCTGGAAATTGCCTTCCTCTAAGG AGCCAGTAGGTCTGAAGTCCTTTCTGAAGACAGAACTCAGCCTAACCCTTGGTTGTAGCAAGGATGGGGAGAATATCCCACCTGCTCAGCTCTGCTGCATTCTCCAAGCTCTAGCCATCCAGGGAGAACTTCAGCACAAGATCAAACTCTTCA GTCAAGTGTTGTTGAAGAACATGTTGAAGCCTCTTATCATCTACCCCTCCTTGTTGGTGAGGGTGGCAGAGCAGCAGGGTGAGGGTACCATCCTGGCATTACAGTGTTTGGAAGAAAAACAAGAGGAGCACTCCAGTCCTACACAAGTCTACACCAAGCTCCTGGTGGTACTCAAAACGCTACACTCACATTTACTAG CTGTACCCGTGGGGGAGAAGTTGCTCTCAGCCATCTTGGGAGACTTGATTTGGGAGGAGCTGTCTCATTGCATCATCCATGAGTGCCTTCTCCACTCCATTCCTACACACAGCAACCAGCTCGAGAAATACAACATA GTAATCAAGGAGACAGAGGAGTTTGAGAAGTCCTTGAAGGAGATGCATTATCTGCAGAGTGATTCCACAGACTTGCTCAAATATGCCAGGGATGTCAACTGCCACTTTGCCAGCAAGAAGTGCAAAGATGTCATTGTGGCAGCACGCAAACTCATGACCTCCAAGATGCATAACACTGTCCGA ATCACACAAGACACTAAGCTACAACTTCCTAAGCTGCCCGTGCCGGGTTCAGAAGACAAAGGCAGACTGGAGGCCAACAATGCTCCGTGTAGGAAGGAGGTGAGGCTGGACAACGACAAGCAGCTGGCATCAAGGACTATGTGTCTGCCAGGTTGTCGCATCAGTGAGTCTGTCCAGCAGCTAATGGAGCTTGCACTGAACACCCTGTATGAGGCCGTGGGAAGTTCCACACAATG ttCCGTGCAACTATTTTTCACCGTGAGAAACATATTTCAGCTTTTCTACGACGTTGTACCCACTTACCACAA GGAGAATTTACTAAAATTTCCCCACTTGGCAGCCATCCAGCACAACAACTGCATGTACCTGGCCCACCACCTGCTCACCTTGGGCCACCACTTCAGGTCCCACTTACCCCAACCCCTCAGTGAGGGTGTCACCACCTTTGTTGACATGGTGCCCTGTTTCAGGAAGTTAG GTGCCCAGTGCTTCCTGACACAACTAAATGTCCAAAAAGCTGAGCTGCTTGAGAGACTGTCCACTGCTCGCAACTTCTCTAATCTGGATGATGAGGACAACTACACTGCTGCCAGCAAGGCCATAAGACAG GTCATCCATCAGTTGAAACAACTGGGCACAGTGTGGCAGGATGTCTTGCCAGTCAACATTTACTGCAAAGCCATGGGGAGTCTTCTCAACACTGCCATAACAGAAGTCATCGCCAAAATAATGATGCTCGAG GACATTTCCTCCGAAGAAGGGGAACACCTCCACACGCTGTGCCAGACCATCATTGAGGAAGGCCCCCTAGTCTTTATCCCACTGGCTGAGGAAAATAAGAATAAGAAATACCAGGAAGAGGTTCCCATCTATGTTAAGAAGTGGATAACCTTCAAGGAACTGGTTATTGTGCTGCGGGCCAACCTGCAGGAGATAGTCAACAG